In Mauremys reevesii isolate NIE-2019 linkage group 9, ASM1616193v1, whole genome shotgun sequence, the genomic stretch TGGAGTGTCACCCGAGGAATAATACAATAAGGATTTAACTCGTCTTGCATAACAACTATTAGAGCCCCAGTGCTTTATGGGTCCACAACTATCAACAGCTAGATGCCGTATCCTAAATCAGGCCATTTGGTTCTCAACATGACCCATCTTTTTACGTACAGTACTTCATCATCCTGTGGAGAGCATTGAAGTGAAGTCTGGCTTGAGATTTGGACTTCTCTAGCCCAAGTCAGGTATCAGATAATCCCTGGGCTCCTAAAGCAAGGTTCACCATTTTTCAGTTATTCAACAAATaccaacacacacaaatgatAATTTATTATAAAAACTATTGAGCCCATCCTGGGATGCACCAACTCCCTCCTTCCCACCACCAGTTCAACCAAGAATTGAAAGTGGCTCAGCCACTTACTGTAAAAGGTGAATGGTCTCCAGCCACACAGAAACAGTGTGAAACAAGAACAAAGAAAGGGCCATGGgatgaatgctgagtggggggtcTAGTGCTGCTACACATGTCACAGGTGCCTAAGGTCAGCCCTCTGTCAGTATGTGGAATGTGTCTGCCAGGCCAGCTGAAAAGACAGTCTCtgtcctcacccaccttgtctttaatgtcctgggaccgacacaTCTACAACACCTCTGCATATAATCTTTGCCCTCTGAGAGACACCATCAGGACATTAGATTTCCATTAAGTTAaaactaaggtgaccagatgtcccatttttaaagggatgatcccgtttttggggactttttcttatataggcacctattacctcccaccccctgtcccattttttcactgttgctatctggtaacccttgTTAAAACAGACAAGTGCATAAATATTATATTCTTCTATCATATAGCAATACTTAGTCCAGTCCTGTGACTCTTATAACCAGCTATTGAagccagtgagagttttgcctgaataaagataGTAAGATCAGGTCTATTATGCAGTTGCTTAGTAATGGCTTCATTGTGTATGTACTAACCAAGCATAAATGAAGCTAGCTACATAAGCCTTGATATACAGTAGTAAAAGCTGTCCCATCAACCAGAGTCCTTTATTCCTCAGTGTGTTCCTGTGTCAGAGTGCTTTGTCGACACCTCATTTGCTGTGGGTGTAAACCTTTTTAAGAGTTGTCTTACTTTAGTCATCAGCATCTCCCTGAAGTGATCACCCATTAGGAAATAAAAGACGGGGTTAATTACGCTATTTAAAAATGCAATAGGCCTTGTGATAATATAAATGGTGTTGATGATGTTCTGTGTGCACATGGATAGCTTCCAGGATTCCATTTGGGAGGCAATTCTCACATTGCGCATTATGTGATATGGAGTAAAGAATAGTGAAAAGATAACCAGTGCTATGATGACTAAAGAAAGAGGTTTCTCAAGGTGCTGCGCAGCTCTGAGCTGCTCACTACGTTTCTTAAGAAAAATAACCATCTTCACGTAAAAGAAGCACATAACACAAAGAGGGATTACAAACCCCAGAAGAGTCAGGCAAATGCTATAGATCAGGTTTTTTGCTGGATCTCCAGAACTTGCATAATCTATACATTGGT encodes the following:
- the SUCNR1 gene encoding succinate receptor 1, with product MDVNKTVDCLQMDNTLQKYYLSTMYTIEFIFGIIGNSIVVFGYLFCLKVWKSGNIYLFNLSLSDFVFLCTLPMLVTSYSKGKWTYGNMLCQSNRFMLHVNLYTSILFLTFISIDRYMLMQYPFRDHFLQKTKIAVVFSVAIWILVILELVPIITFIGSRNTASDNQCIDYASSGDPAKNLIYSICLTLLGFVIPLCVMCFFYVKMVIFLKKRSEQLRAAQHLEKPLSLVIIALVIFSLFFTPYHIMRNVRIASQMESWKLSMCTQNIINTIYIITRPIAFLNSVINPVFYFLMGDHFREMLMTKVRQLLKRFTPTANEVSTKHSDTGTH